Proteins from one Pseudarthrobacter sp. BIM B-2242 genomic window:
- a CDS encoding SulP family inorganic anion transporter produces the protein MPARSARDARTGTPQQLQSVRATLRSPRRLKTEALAGLVVALALIPEAIAFSVIAGVDPRIGLFASFIMAVTISFVGGRPAMISAATGAVALVIAPLMRSHGLDHLIAAVILAGVFQILLAVLGVTRLMRFIPRSVMVGFVNALALLVFMAQIPELIGVPWMVYPLVTVGLVIVVGLPRITTAVPSPLVAIVVLTLFAVLAGVDVPTVQDKGQLPSLFIPNVPMTWETFQVIAPFSLSMALVGLLESLMTAKLVDDITDTRSNKTRESWGQGVANIVTGFFGGMGGCAVIGQTMINVKGSGARSRVSTFLAGVFLLVLVVTLGDVVGLIPMAALVAVMIFVSAITFDWHSIAPRTLRRMPKSETGVMLITVAVVSVTHNLAIGVGAGVLAAMALFARRVAHFATVERTVVELNGETVAKYTVDGELFFASSNDLYTQFEYALDAEPDISRVIVDLHASHLWDASTIAVLDSVTEKYRRHGRDVELIGLNEASIQMRQRLAGKLN, from the coding sequence ATGCCCGCACGCAGCGCCCGGGACGCCCGGACCGGCACACCGCAGCAGCTCCAATCCGTCCGCGCCACATTACGGTCTCCGCGTCGGCTGAAGACCGAGGCACTCGCCGGGCTGGTGGTGGCGCTGGCCTTGATTCCGGAAGCCATCGCTTTCTCGGTCATCGCGGGCGTGGATCCGCGGATCGGTTTGTTCGCGTCTTTCATCATGGCCGTCACCATCTCGTTCGTGGGCGGCCGGCCCGCCATGATTTCTGCTGCCACCGGTGCCGTGGCCCTGGTCATCGCGCCGCTGATGCGCAGCCACGGCCTGGACCACCTCATCGCCGCCGTGATCCTGGCGGGCGTCTTCCAGATCCTCCTGGCTGTCCTGGGAGTGACCCGGCTGATGCGCTTTATCCCGCGCTCGGTGATGGTGGGCTTTGTAAACGCGCTGGCCCTCCTGGTGTTTATGGCCCAGATCCCGGAACTGATCGGCGTCCCCTGGATGGTGTATCCGCTTGTGACAGTGGGCCTTGTCATTGTGGTGGGGCTGCCAAGAATTACGACGGCGGTGCCCTCACCTTTGGTGGCCATTGTGGTGCTCACCCTGTTTGCCGTCCTCGCCGGAGTGGATGTCCCCACGGTTCAGGACAAGGGCCAGCTGCCGTCCCTGTTCATCCCCAACGTCCCGATGACGTGGGAGACGTTCCAGGTCATTGCTCCGTTCTCGCTGTCGATGGCCCTGGTGGGCCTGCTGGAGTCCCTGATGACAGCCAAGCTGGTGGACGACATCACGGATACGCGCTCCAACAAGACCCGCGAGTCCTGGGGCCAGGGCGTGGCGAACATCGTCACCGGCTTCTTCGGCGGCATGGGCGGCTGCGCGGTGATCGGCCAGACGATGATCAACGTGAAGGGCTCCGGCGCGCGGAGCCGGGTGTCCACGTTCCTGGCCGGCGTCTTCCTGCTGGTCCTCGTGGTGACGCTGGGCGACGTGGTGGGCCTGATCCCGATGGCCGCCCTTGTGGCCGTGATGATCTTTGTTTCGGCCATCACTTTCGACTGGCACTCCATCGCGCCGCGGACCCTGCGGAGGATGCCGAAGTCCGAGACCGGCGTCATGCTGATCACCGTTGCCGTGGTCTCCGTGACGCACAACCTGGCCATCGGCGTCGGCGCCGGCGTGCTGGCGGCCATGGCCCTGTTTGCCCGGCGGGTGGCGCACTTCGCCACGGTGGAGCGGACCGTCGTCGAGCTCAACGGCGAAACCGTGGCCAAGTACACCGTGGACGGCGAACTGTTCTTCGCCTCCTCTAACGACCTTTACACCCAGTTCGAATACGCTCTGGACGCCGAGCCGGACATCAGCCGGGTAATCGTGGACCTGCACGCCTCGCATCTCTGGGACGCGTCCACCATCGCGGTACTGGACTCGGTCACTGAGAAGTACCGCCGGCATGGCCGGGACGTGGAGCTGATCGGACTGAACGAGGCGAGCATCCAGATGCGCCAGCGGCTGGCCGGGAAGCTGAACTGA
- the mptB gene encoding polyprenol phosphomannose-dependent alpha 1,6 mannosyltransferase MptB: MTAGGSHLSTSETFPGPSKKTPAATEVPKSAAPPATVPAKRRAYIAIWQGFLGALMMFVGSIGTGWIANGSPMIRQPVVIALRTEGWGVTLSTVLLTVGAMLLMRSWLRLGQRLGDWGEHSLRSVVIAISAWSFPLLLAVPIFSRDVYAYTGQGRLVMEGQNPYEVGISTLSNWFSLGADPAWAENRTPYGPYFLWLARGVVGLTGAQPDVSVFLFRLLAGVGVLLCVIYVPKLAELHGINGARALWIAVANPLFLISFVASAHNDALMVGLAVAGVYFAATKHYLTGILLVTASIGIKPITVLLLPFIGVMWAGPAASWTRKFLIWGATAGISFAVLALSGIPYNLGLGWVWAIMDPTPGYTGYSPSGFLGQQVEFLGNVLGLPGGTFADLLRTGMKWTAIGLVLLLMFRGDYSRAVRRLALAFTAVVMLSPIIQPWYILWFLPFLAVTGIRNDWQIRSLYVGVTFFVVFGAQDQLSVWSFVELPIDASSLAFVTALLFTFYLLVLDIHTRKLLIEGKPLDWARHAWGWLQEQRAARR, encoded by the coding sequence ATGACGGCAGGCGGTTCGCACCTCAGCACTTCGGAGACTTTCCCGGGCCCGTCGAAAAAGACGCCGGCCGCGACGGAAGTCCCGAAGTCCGCCGCGCCCCCAGCCACCGTGCCTGCCAAGCGCCGGGCTTACATCGCCATCTGGCAGGGGTTCCTCGGCGCCCTGATGATGTTCGTCGGTTCCATCGGCACCGGCTGGATCGCCAACGGTTCACCCATGATCCGCCAGCCGGTGGTCATCGCGCTGCGGACCGAGGGCTGGGGCGTCACCCTGTCCACCGTCCTCCTCACGGTGGGAGCCATGCTGCTGATGCGATCCTGGCTGCGGCTCGGCCAGCGGCTAGGGGACTGGGGTGAGCATTCCCTGCGGTCGGTGGTGATCGCCATTTCCGCCTGGTCCTTCCCCCTCCTCCTCGCCGTTCCCATCTTCTCCCGCGACGTGTATGCCTACACCGGCCAGGGGCGCCTGGTCATGGAAGGCCAAAACCCCTACGAGGTGGGCATCTCCACCCTCAGTAACTGGTTTTCGCTTGGCGCGGACCCCGCCTGGGCCGAGAACAGGACGCCCTACGGGCCCTACTTCCTGTGGCTCGCGCGCGGCGTTGTGGGGCTTACCGGCGCCCAGCCTGACGTTTCCGTCTTCCTTTTCCGGCTGCTGGCCGGTGTCGGGGTGCTGCTCTGCGTCATCTACGTGCCCAAGCTTGCCGAACTGCACGGCATCAACGGCGCCAGGGCCTTGTGGATTGCGGTGGCCAACCCGCTGTTCCTGATCAGTTTCGTGGCCAGCGCCCACAACGATGCACTCATGGTGGGCCTCGCCGTCGCCGGTGTCTACTTCGCCGCGACGAAACATTACCTCACGGGCATATTACTGGTCACCGCGTCCATCGGCATCAAGCCGATCACCGTCCTGCTGCTCCCGTTCATCGGGGTCATGTGGGCCGGGCCCGCCGCGTCCTGGACGCGAAAGTTCCTGATCTGGGGCGCGACGGCGGGAATCAGCTTCGCTGTGCTTGCCCTCAGCGGCATCCCGTACAACCTTGGCCTCGGCTGGGTATGGGCCATCATGGACCCGACGCCGGGGTACACCGGCTATTCGCCGTCCGGCTTCCTGGGGCAGCAGGTTGAGTTCCTCGGCAACGTGCTGGGGCTGCCCGGCGGCACCTTCGCGGACCTGCTGCGTACCGGGATGAAGTGGACTGCCATCGGGCTGGTCCTGCTGCTGATGTTCCGCGGCGACTACTCGCGTGCGGTGCGCCGGCTGGCCCTGGCGTTCACCGCTGTCGTAATGCTCTCGCCCATTATCCAGCCCTGGTACATCCTGTGGTTCCTCCCGTTCCTGGCCGTCACCGGCATCCGGAACGACTGGCAGATCCGAAGCCTCTACGTAGGCGTCACGTTCTTTGTGGTGTTCGGCGCCCAGGACCAGCTCTCGGTCTGGTCCTTCGTGGAGCTCCCCATTGATGCGTCGTCACTGGCGTTCGTGACGGCCCTGCTCTTCACGTTCTACCTGCTGGTCCTGGACATCCACACGCGGAAGCTGCTGATCGAAGGCAAACCGCTTGACTGGGCCCGGCATGCGTGGGGCTGGCTGCAGGAACAGCGGGCCGCGCGGCGCTGA
- a CDS encoding TetR/AcrR family transcriptional regulator — MRTIADDLEAPDVHTRIVVAAYGLFSRRGIRDVGVDELIRASGVAKATFYRHFPSKDDLVLAFLKRRDELWMLGSVVPEAKSRADNPEDQLLAIFDVYHQWFQDDDFEACSFVKVLLEMGASHPLGKASIEYLARIRQQVRILADEAGLEDSEAFALSWHILMKGSIIAAAEGDKLAARRARKMAAALIAEHRPHGLNS; from the coding sequence ATGAGGACAATCGCCGACGACCTTGAAGCTCCTGACGTCCATACCCGCATCGTGGTGGCGGCCTACGGATTGTTTTCGCGCCGCGGCATCCGCGATGTCGGTGTGGATGAGCTGATCCGCGCGTCAGGCGTCGCCAAGGCAACGTTCTACCGGCACTTCCCGTCGAAGGATGATCTGGTGCTCGCCTTCCTGAAGCGGCGCGACGAGCTGTGGATGTTGGGGTCCGTCGTTCCGGAGGCCAAGAGCAGGGCGGACAACCCCGAGGACCAGCTGCTGGCCATCTTCGATGTCTACCACCAGTGGTTCCAGGACGACGACTTCGAAGCCTGTTCATTCGTGAAAGTGCTGCTGGAAATGGGGGCGTCGCATCCGCTGGGGAAGGCCAGCATCGAATACCTGGCCAGGATCCGTCAGCAGGTCCGGATCCTCGCCGATGAAGCGGGACTGGAGGACTCCGAGGCGTTCGCACTGTCCTGGCACATCCTCATGAAGGGCTCCATTATTGCCGCTGCCGAAGGCGACAAGCTGGCCGCCCGCCGGGCCCGGAAGATGGCCGCAGCACTTATTGCAGAACACCGGCCCCATGGCCTGAACTCATGA
- a CDS encoding MFS transporter, whose protein sequence is MIPATRTAPDRTARFGVAFIGVLLIAVNLRVSFVSVGPVLANISGELELSSAAAGFLTGLPLIVFAVFSPVAPGFAARLGLDRALWMSLLILASGIVLRSLPVPGFIWAGTGLIGLAIAFLNVLVPSLVKRDFPMKVSQVTGSYTATQAAFAAIGAAVVVPLAQTSPAGWRLALGIWVGLALIAMAVLLPWLRRHSPGAAEAAKPAVSYRSPWGSALGWQVTIFMGLQSIAFYVLMAWLPTIEQSRGVPAATAGFHLSLFLLVSVFASLVAGGILHRGSDQRLVSFASGALMFVTFLGLALAPDLILLWVLLGAVGCGSLIVIALSLFSLRSVNYPQAASLSGMAQSVGYALAAVGPVMFGALRDVSGDWTLPLLATAGIMVLLALTGVLAGRDRVISASHAV, encoded by the coding sequence ATGATCCCCGCCACCCGGACCGCACCGGATCGCACTGCAAGGTTCGGCGTCGCCTTCATCGGTGTTCTGCTCATCGCAGTCAACCTCCGGGTCTCCTTTGTCAGCGTGGGACCGGTCCTCGCGAACATCAGCGGCGAACTTGAGCTCTCCAGTGCAGCGGCAGGGTTCCTCACCGGTCTGCCTCTCATCGTCTTTGCCGTGTTCTCACCCGTGGCGCCCGGCTTCGCTGCCCGGCTTGGCCTGGACCGGGCGCTGTGGATGTCCCTGCTGATCCTCGCTTCGGGCATCGTGCTTCGCTCACTTCCCGTGCCCGGCTTCATCTGGGCGGGCACCGGACTGATCGGCCTCGCCATCGCGTTTCTCAACGTTCTGGTGCCTTCCCTCGTAAAACGTGACTTCCCGATGAAGGTCAGCCAGGTCACCGGAAGCTACACCGCCACACAGGCCGCGTTCGCGGCGATCGGGGCCGCCGTCGTCGTGCCCTTGGCCCAAACCTCCCCGGCCGGATGGCGGCTTGCCCTCGGCATCTGGGTGGGGTTAGCTCTCATCGCCATGGCCGTGCTCCTGCCGTGGCTGCGCCGGCACAGCCCCGGCGCCGCAGAGGCCGCCAAACCGGCCGTCTCCTACCGCTCGCCCTGGGGCTCAGCCCTGGGCTGGCAGGTGACGATCTTTATGGGACTGCAGTCGATCGCGTTCTACGTCCTGATGGCCTGGCTGCCCACCATCGAACAAAGCCGCGGTGTCCCGGCAGCCACTGCGGGCTTCCATCTGTCCCTTTTCCTGCTCGTCAGCGTGTTTGCCAGCCTTGTTGCAGGCGGAATCCTCCACCGGGGCTCGGACCAGAGGCTGGTGTCGTTCGCGAGCGGCGCGCTGATGTTCGTGACCTTCCTCGGCCTGGCCCTTGCGCCGGACCTCATCCTGCTGTGGGTCCTCCTTGGGGCAGTGGGCTGCGGAAGCCTGATCGTCATTGCCCTGTCGCTGTTCAGCCTGCGGTCGGTGAATTACCCGCAGGCAGCGTCCTTGTCCGGCATGGCGCAATCTGTTGGCTACGCCCTGGCTGCAGTGGGCCCCGTGATGTTCGGCGCGCTTCGCGACGTGAGCGGAGACTGGACGCTTCCGCTTCTCGCCACCGCAGGCATCATGGTGCTCCTTGCGTTGACGGGGGTTCTTGCCGGGCGTGACCGGGTGATCAGCGCCAGTCACGCCGTCTAG
- a CDS encoding glycosyltransferase 87 family protein: MVDWFARPSSVWWGFAVIHLYFLGWMASFFLSGDTFSDTEQYRQWAMDGYNPDSLDGKISPWVYPVLAQIPIFLANIAGPSLYLLCWFLIITALNAVGLVYLTRGPRKVRGIAPAWWWLFFTVFMGYLSFARVEGITAPLVLIALLYAAERPVVAGVLLSVATWIKVWPAAVLVPIVIASRKRIQVLASGVAVTAVVGLGTYLSGGLPHIMDFLTNQGERGMQLEATFSTPWVWLSVFNIAGSKMADNTAINSTEVYGPGASVAAFLMQPLLIVAAVVAAILLVRALKRGAEREELFLEGALMMTTAFIVFNKVGSPQFIIWLAPVIIAGLTHDWDRWKVPAALLMGIAMTTFVIYPLFYTPLIHAHPVMAAILTTRNVLLVVLLWWSVKRTAELGRKKAAVPEARTA; this comes from the coding sequence GTGGTGGACTGGTTTGCCCGTCCGTCCAGCGTCTGGTGGGGCTTCGCGGTTATCCACCTGTATTTCCTGGGCTGGATGGCGTCCTTCTTCCTCAGCGGCGATACGTTCAGCGACACCGAGCAGTACCGGCAGTGGGCCATGGACGGCTACAACCCGGACAGCCTCGACGGGAAGATCAGCCCGTGGGTCTACCCGGTGCTGGCACAGATCCCGATTTTCCTCGCGAACATCGCCGGACCCAGCCTCTACCTGCTCTGCTGGTTCCTGATCATCACGGCCCTCAACGCCGTCGGCCTCGTGTACCTGACCCGCGGTCCGCGGAAGGTGCGCGGCATTGCCCCGGCCTGGTGGTGGCTGTTTTTCACCGTCTTTATGGGGTATCTGAGCTTCGCCCGGGTAGAAGGCATCACCGCTCCCCTGGTGCTGATCGCCCTGCTCTACGCCGCTGAACGCCCCGTGGTGGCGGGCGTCCTGCTGAGCGTCGCCACGTGGATCAAGGTGTGGCCGGCGGCCGTCCTGGTGCCGATTGTGATCGCCAGCCGCAAGCGCATCCAGGTGCTGGCCTCCGGCGTCGCCGTTACCGCCGTGGTGGGCCTGGGCACGTACCTGTCCGGCGGTTTGCCGCACATCATGGACTTCCTCACCAACCAGGGCGAGCGGGGCATGCAGCTTGAGGCCACGTTCTCCACGCCGTGGGTATGGCTGAGCGTGTTCAACATTGCCGGCTCCAAAATGGCGGACAATACGGCCATCAACTCCACCGAGGTCTACGGCCCGGGCGCATCGGTGGCGGCGTTCCTGATGCAGCCGCTGCTGATCGTCGCCGCGGTGGTGGCAGCCATCCTGCTGGTCCGTGCACTGAAGCGCGGGGCCGAGCGGGAAGAACTCTTCCTCGAAGGCGCCCTGATGATGACCACGGCGTTCATCGTGTTCAACAAGGTGGGTTCGCCGCAGTTCATCATCTGGCTGGCGCCGGTGATCATCGCCGGCCTGACCCACGACTGGGACCGCTGGAAGGTCCCGGCCGCCCTGCTGATGGGGATCGCCATGACCACTTTTGTGATTTACCCGCTGTTTTACACCCCGCTCATCCACGCCCATCCGGTGATGGCCGCAATCCTCACGACGCGCAACGTGCTGCTGGTGGTGCTGCTGTGGTGGTCGGTGAAGCGGACGGCGGAGCTGGGCCGGAAAAAGGCGGCGGTGCCGGAGGCGCGGACCGCCTAA
- a CDS encoding glycosyltransferase family 87 protein, producing the protein MSTDAFFASLTRIRNVILPAPVRSWLNTSRGLLTGFILVHLGFLIFGALLSLRGEAFSDTFIYRDWASAGFNEANLSGGPSPWVYPILALIPMALAGIAGPGPFFFLWVLMTTLLNGWGLAKLTDRGRNQDAIPAGWWWLIFTLLMGWLGFARVDGLTAPIVLVALAYGVGRPFIASVILAAATWVKVWPAAVMLALFAVVKNRLLVVLAGVATSAVVVALAAVVGSVPKLLNFLTQQGDRGMQLEATFTTPWLWLSVLNIGDSRMYMNTDINSMQVDGPGTAVMSVLMQPLLILAALLVAGLTFWALHNGKLNHDANGGGVDRTELLLAGALTLTTAFVVFNKVGSPQFMVWLAPAVAVGLAHSWREWRVPAAMLIAIAVATFFIYPLFYDALSHNNPLMAGVLTIRNVLLVVLFLWSVRRLYSLGKKAPASVPALKES; encoded by the coding sequence ATTTCCACGGACGCATTCTTCGCCTCGCTCACACGGATCCGCAACGTCATCCTGCCGGCACCCGTTCGGTCCTGGCTCAACACTTCCCGCGGGCTGCTCACGGGTTTCATCCTGGTGCACCTGGGGTTCCTGATTTTCGGCGCCCTGCTTTCCCTCCGCGGCGAAGCATTCAGCGACACGTTCATTTACCGCGACTGGGCAAGCGCCGGTTTCAACGAGGCGAACCTCAGCGGCGGTCCGAGCCCCTGGGTTTACCCCATCCTGGCGCTGATCCCCATGGCGCTGGCCGGTATCGCCGGGCCCGGGCCGTTCTTCTTCCTCTGGGTGCTGATGACCACGCTTCTGAACGGGTGGGGACTGGCGAAGCTCACGGACCGCGGCCGGAACCAGGACGCGATCCCGGCGGGCTGGTGGTGGCTGATCTTCACGCTGCTGATGGGCTGGCTCGGGTTCGCCCGTGTGGACGGCCTCACGGCACCGATCGTCCTGGTGGCTCTTGCGTACGGCGTGGGCCGGCCGTTCATCGCCTCGGTCATTCTCGCCGCCGCCACCTGGGTGAAGGTCTGGCCGGCGGCAGTGATGCTGGCCCTGTTCGCCGTGGTCAAGAACCGACTGCTCGTGGTGCTGGCGGGCGTGGCGACGTCGGCAGTGGTGGTGGCGCTGGCCGCCGTCGTAGGCAGTGTGCCCAAGCTGCTGAACTTCCTCACCCAGCAGGGCGACCGGGGCATGCAGCTCGAGGCCACCTTCACCACGCCGTGGCTGTGGCTTTCCGTGCTGAATATCGGCGACTCCCGGATGTACATGAACACCGACATCAACTCGATGCAGGTGGATGGACCCGGTACCGCCGTGATGTCCGTGCTGATGCAGCCGCTGCTGATCCTGGCGGCGCTGCTGGTGGCAGGCCTGACGTTCTGGGCGCTGCACAACGGCAAGCTGAACCACGACGCAAACGGGGGCGGCGTGGACCGCACCGAGCTGCTGCTCGCCGGCGCCCTCACGCTCACCACGGCTTTTGTGGTGTTCAACAAGGTGGGCTCGCCCCAGTTCATGGTGTGGCTGGCCCCCGCGGTGGCAGTGGGCCTGGCGCACAGCTGGCGTGAATGGCGGGTCCCCGCGGCCATGCTCATCGCCATCGCCGTGGCCACCTTCTTCATCTACCCCTTGTTCTACGATGCACTGAGCCACAACAACCCGCTGATGGCCGGCGTGCTGACCATCCGCAATGTGCTCCTGGTGGTGCTGTTCCTGTGGTCTGTCCGGCGGCTCTACTCGCTGGGCAAGAAGGCTCCCGCGTCCGTCCCCGCGCTCAAGGAGTCCTGA
- a CDS encoding GTP pyrophosphokinase family protein, translating into MPSNWDSLDVSLRESVQANVEIYERVRPALKLVTRDVLLVLRRMLKDSEVTPLFVTGRTKTVESFREKISRIEEPLEPGGPPVLKFPDPFRTLNDMVGVRVITKLPAENALAANIIKRERQVFDCRGDREKDIGSIESGTYGYSSRHLILRTIQNETVKEYQQVFNPDLPPNGSYFFECQIRTVFAHAWSEIEHDIRFKAEDPRAWTPHFDRQFTATAAMLETVETAFADLHERYEEVRSYWDMDGEGAAQLTPNRIRDVWRTLLPHVDRKVDDDWGWAAELMAAHGLNQTVQLAGLLSAQRITEVRKALDHRYSPGPDRLLDDLLLWQYGTKHIDLTAEAPDAVPHPRRDSLLRRLKQIERYRHAKVT; encoded by the coding sequence ATGCCGAGTAACTGGGACAGCCTGGACGTCAGCCTCCGCGAATCCGTGCAGGCAAATGTGGAGATCTACGAGCGCGTCCGCCCTGCCCTGAAGCTGGTCACCCGGGACGTCCTGCTCGTCCTGCGCCGCATGCTCAAGGACAGCGAGGTGACGCCGCTGTTTGTCACCGGGCGCACCAAAACGGTGGAATCGTTCCGCGAAAAGATCTCCCGGATTGAAGAACCGCTGGAGCCCGGCGGGCCTCCGGTGCTGAAGTTTCCGGACCCGTTCCGCACGCTCAATGACATGGTGGGCGTCCGCGTCATTACCAAACTGCCGGCCGAAAACGCCCTGGCGGCCAACATCATCAAGCGCGAGCGGCAGGTGTTCGACTGCCGCGGGGACCGGGAGAAGGACATCGGCTCCATCGAATCCGGTACCTACGGCTACTCCAGCCGCCACCTCATCCTGCGCACCATCCAGAACGAGACCGTCAAGGAGTATCAGCAGGTTTTCAACCCGGACCTTCCGCCCAACGGCAGCTATTTCTTCGAATGCCAGATCCGCACCGTGTTCGCCCATGCCTGGAGCGAGATTGAGCACGACATCCGCTTCAAGGCCGAGGACCCGCGCGCCTGGACACCGCACTTTGACCGCCAGTTCACCGCCACCGCCGCCATGCTGGAAACTGTGGAAACCGCCTTCGCGGACCTCCACGAACGGTATGAGGAAGTACGCAGTTACTGGGACATGGACGGTGAGGGCGCCGCGCAGCTCACGCCCAACCGCATCCGCGACGTCTGGCGCACGCTGCTGCCGCACGTGGACCGCAAGGTGGACGACGACTGGGGCTGGGCGGCCGAGCTGATGGCGGCGCACGGGCTGAACCAGACCGTCCAGCTGGCCGGCTTGCTCAGCGCCCAGCGCATCACCGAGGTCCGCAAGGCCCTGGATCACCGCTACTCCCCCGGCCCGGACCGGCTGCTGGATGACCTCCTGCTCTGGCAGTACGGCACCAAACATATTGACCTCACCGCGGAAGCGCCCGACGCCGTCCCGCACCCGCGGCGCGACAGCCTCCTGCGGCGCCTGAAACAGATTGAGCGCTACCGCCACGCCAAGGTCACGTAA
- a CDS encoding LacI family DNA-binding transcriptional regulator codes for MESAEQLQHPARSRRVTAAMVAARAGVSTATVSLVANGKTAGRVSEENISRVREAISELGYVVDGIGSSLAKGVSSIVILVAPDISNPFFAKVIAGVRESLGSEYQLLLSVTDAGEFPQAADVRRLMSLRPAGLLVDAPNAGFLEDLSVAGPLVLLDAPGLEAYAPSVNLDVAHGARQLAAHLASSGHRKVAYLDSVTGTATFEVRRSAFLAEAEELAMSVPDGGFVSTTIDVGAAAAAFADAWPQWQRNGITAVVCATDTHAYGVLQEARVAGVRIPEELAIAGFDDLPYSATSNPSLTSVHLPATSLGVQAGGQLRRLMEGSPLQQPQLTLESSLVVRNSTSAPLGRSLT; via the coding sequence ATGGAATCCGCGGAACAGTTACAGCATCCCGCGCGGTCGCGGCGGGTCACAGCGGCCATGGTTGCAGCGCGTGCCGGAGTCTCGACGGCGACTGTGTCGCTGGTGGCCAACGGCAAGACCGCGGGCCGCGTCTCCGAGGAGAACATCAGCCGCGTGCGGGAAGCCATTTCGGAGCTCGGGTATGTGGTGGACGGGATCGGCAGCTCGCTGGCCAAGGGCGTCAGCTCGATCGTGATCCTGGTTGCCCCGGACATTTCCAACCCGTTCTTCGCCAAGGTGATCGCCGGGGTGCGGGAGTCCTTGGGCTCGGAGTATCAGCTGTTGCTGTCCGTCACCGACGCGGGCGAGTTTCCCCAGGCCGCCGACGTCCGGCGGCTGATGTCTCTGCGTCCTGCCGGGCTCCTGGTGGACGCACCCAACGCAGGCTTCCTGGAGGATCTCTCCGTCGCCGGCCCGCTGGTCCTGCTCGATGCCCCGGGCCTGGAGGCCTACGCGCCGTCGGTCAACCTGGACGTTGCCCATGGCGCGCGGCAGTTGGCAGCGCACCTGGCTTCGTCCGGCCACCGGAAGGTGGCTTATCTGGACAGCGTCACCGGGACCGCGACGTTTGAGGTCAGGCGCAGCGCCTTCCTGGCCGAGGCCGAGGAACTGGCAATGTCGGTGCCGGACGGCGGGTTTGTCAGCACCACCATCGACGTCGGTGCGGCAGCGGCTGCCTTCGCCGACGCCTGGCCGCAGTGGCAGCGGAACGGGATTACCGCCGTCGTCTGCGCCACGGATACCCACGCCTACGGCGTGCTGCAGGAAGCCCGCGTGGCGGGTGTGCGGATTCCGGAGGAGCTGGCCATCGCCGGCTTCGACGATCTGCCGTATTCCGCCACGAGCAATCCCAGCCTGACCAGCGTGCACCTGCCCGCAACGTCTTTGGGAGTGCAGGCGGGCGGCCAGCTGCGGCGCCTAATGGAAGGCAGCCCGCTCCAACAGCCCCAGCTGACCCTGGAAAGTTCCCTGGTGGTCCGCAACTCCACGTCCGCCCCCTTGGGACGCTCTCTCACTTAA
- a CDS encoding nucleoside hydrolase: protein MKPAPRKIILDCDPGHDDAVAMLLAHGNPDIDLLAVTTVVGNQTLEKVTKNALSVGTIAGITGVPFAAGCARPLVRTIENAPDIHGESGMDGPAQPESAIELDPRHAVDLIIDTVMAHEPGTVTLVPTGGLTNIALAARKEPRIVERVKEVVLMGGGYHVGNWSAVAEFNIIIDPEAAHIVFNEKWPVVMVGLDLTHQALATPEVVEKIAAVGTKPAQFVMELMEFFTQTYKDAQGFDYPPVHDPCAVAYVIDPSIVTTRKVPVDIELQGTLTLGMTVADFRAPAPEDCHTSVAVDLDHKKFWDLVTDALVRIGEPDVGAPAAAAVAAETVTAGATA, encoded by the coding sequence ATGAAACCCGCCCCCAGGAAGATCATCCTCGACTGCGACCCCGGGCACGATGACGCCGTCGCCATGCTGCTTGCCCACGGCAACCCTGACATCGACCTGCTGGCCGTCACCACGGTAGTGGGCAACCAGACCCTCGAGAAGGTCACCAAAAACGCCCTGTCCGTCGGCACCATCGCCGGCATCACCGGCGTTCCGTTCGCCGCCGGCTGCGCCCGCCCCCTGGTCCGCACCATCGAAAACGCGCCGGACATCCACGGCGAATCAGGCATGGACGGCCCCGCCCAGCCCGAGTCGGCCATCGAACTGGACCCGCGCCACGCCGTCGACCTCATCATCGACACCGTGATGGCCCACGAACCCGGCACCGTCACCCTGGTCCCCACCGGCGGCCTCACCAACATCGCGCTGGCGGCCCGCAAGGAACCGCGCATCGTGGAACGCGTGAAGGAAGTTGTCCTGATGGGCGGCGGTTACCACGTGGGCAACTGGAGCGCAGTGGCCGAATTCAACATCATCATCGACCCCGAAGCCGCGCACATCGTGTTCAACGAAAAGTGGCCTGTTGTGATGGTTGGCCTGGACCTCACGCACCAGGCCCTCGCCACCCCTGAGGTGGTGGAGAAGATCGCAGCCGTGGGCACCAAGCCCGCACAGTTCGTGATGGAACTGATGGAGTTCTTCACCCAGACCTACAAGGACGCCCAGGGCTTCGACTACCCGCCCGTCCACGATCCCTGCGCCGTGGCCTACGTGATCGACCCCAGCATCGTCACCACCCGCAAGGTCCCCGTGGACATCGAACTGCAGGGCACGCTGACCCTCGGCATGACCGTGGCCGACTTCCGCGCCCCCGCGCCGGAGGACTGCCACACCTCCGTGGCCGTCGACCTGGACCATAAGAAGTTCTGGGATCTCGTCACGGACGCTCTGGTGCGCATCGGAGAGCCCGACGTCGGCGCTCCCGCCGCCGCTGCAGTCGCCGCTGAAACCGTTACCGCAGGGGCCACGGCATGA